GCCATCGTCTCCCTGAAACAGATCGTGCAACATGGTGCCGCCAGCAGATTCATAGGCGTCGACGCCGACAAAGACGGCACGCCGGTCAGAAGCCCGCACCGAGGTTTCCGTCAACATGCGCCGGATCTGATAGGGCTCCTTGTTCCACGAAGACTTGATCGCCTCCCAGACCTGAACCTGACGCTCGTGATCCGGATTGACCGTGAAGGCCATCAGCTGCTCCAGCGTCATCTCGTCCTCGGCGTAGAGCTCGAGCAGGGCAGGGGCCACGGCGGCGAGTTTCAGGCGCTGTTTCACCACCTGCGGCGTGACGAAGAAGGCGGCTGCGATCTCTTCATCGCCTTGACCCTTCTCCCGCAAAGCAACGAAGGCGCGGAACTGGTCGAGCGGATGCAGGGCTGCACGCTGCATGTTCTCAGCGAGCGAGTCGTCTTCGGCGAGGATCGCGGAAGTGGCATCCCGTACGATGCAGGGGATGGGCGTCGTCTTGGCCAGACGCTTCTGCTTCACCAGGAGCGAGAGTGCTTGGAAGCGACGGCCGCCAGCGGGGATTTCGAACTTGCCGGTCTCGGACCCGTCATCCGCTAGAACGGGCCGAACGCTCAGGCTCTGCAGCAACCCGCGGCGGGCGATGTCTTCGGCCAGTTCCTCGACCGAGATGCCGGCCTTGATGCGCCGGACGTTGGACTGGCTCAGCACGAGCTTGTCGAAGGGAATGTCTCGGGACGGGGATAGGGTGACTTTCTGGGCAGATTTCGCCATCAGATCTTCTCCACGACGGGCGCCGGAAGCCACTCTTCCGATCTCACTTCCCGTCACCCCTCCAACCAACAAACCTTTCACTCTCCTGTTCTGACACTCCCGAGACAGGACCTTAACAGCTGTTAAGTCGTCAATCCCGAGGTGGCGGAACAGTACGCAGTCTCTCAACCTTAACAGCTGTTAAGCTGCAGATCGTCGTCCAATCAATGCCATGACCATCGGCCCACAGGAAAACTCACCGGCCACAGCTTTGGCAGTCAGAGCTCGCAAGTATCCACCAGGCGATCTGATGTCCTCAAAGCGTTCCAGCATGGCAGAAACGACGATCGACGCTTGCTCCGGACCCATGAACCGCTGCGCTTCTTCCCATGCAGATGCACTGATCCCCATGGCTGGTCGCACATGGCACGCCGCATCGAAAAGCTGGTGCCAATGCCGGATTTCGCCTTGGTAGAAGGTCCTGAGCGAGGGACATGCCGCGATCACCAGGTGCAGCGGGATCTTTAGCAGGTGTCTTGTGTCCTGTTCATCGACGTCAGCCACGGGCTCATCCCTGTCCACATCTGGCACGCCATCCGCCGCCCCGCTTTTTTCTAAAGCAGGTTCAAGATCTATAGATTTTTTATTTGAATTATGATGGTGACGCTCAGATCGGGCATCATTGGTGTTCATTTCTTCTGTTTCAGAGCCATCAATGATGTTGCGTGCCTGGTCGAGGAGAGCTTCAAGATCGGCTCGATAGGCCGCGAGGTCTTCAATTGAAAGCTTGCGACGAAGCGCGCGCGCTGTGAGGATAGCCTTGTCACGAAGCTGGTCCCAGATGCCTAGGCCTGGCTGCATCTCGTCTCCGAACTCCGCGAGGG
This sequence is a window from Sulfitobacter alexandrii. Protein-coding genes within it:
- the repC gene encoding plasmid replication protein RepC; protein product: MEYTPISPFMRPISHAHLRLIERPEASVPGRPVNKWELLRELSKAQAAFGVSERDLTVLQGLLSFFPDDALGGNAEMVVFPSNKAICERLNGMPCSTMRRHLARLVEAGLLQRRDSPNGKRYVRKHGEERVAFGFDLSPLYSQSEEIARAAEAVREAEERVRRLREVVSLMRRDLAALAEFGDEMQPGLGIWDQLRDKAILTARALRRKLSIEDLAAYRADLEALLDQARNIIDGSETEEMNTNDARSERHHHNSNKKSIDLEPALEKSGAADGVPDVDRDEPVADVDEQDTRHLLKIPLHLVIAACPSLRTFYQGEIRHWHQLFDAACHVRPAMGISASAWEEAQRFMGPEQASIVVSAMLERFEDIRSPGGYLRALTAKAVAGEFSCGPMVMALIGRRSAA